In Propionimicrobium sp. PCR01-08-3, one DNA window encodes the following:
- a CDS encoding DUF1707 domain-containing protein, with protein sequence MSHDENLQESPRQRAGDADRQKAIAALTRAWGDGRLTRDEFQERSTSALSSKHLDELDDLLADVGGMPPGDALSEELAPGQAIYQAPQVYDAEIVQDSWQSEPDEAALPAVFAPEGTKGTSLSIAIMSGVERAAEWTVAPTHVSIAFWGGTDIDLRDVIFTSGTTVITCFAVMGGTNVIVPPEMDVEVNGIGFMGSFAWEKPKMAKATVRAPEGNPRVIINGLGFWGAVNIVRLERGVEYEES encoded by the coding sequence ATGAGCCACGACGAGAACCTGCAGGAATCGCCGCGGCAGCGCGCGGGAGACGCTGACCGGCAGAAAGCGATCGCAGCATTGACGCGCGCATGGGGCGACGGACGCCTTACCCGCGACGAATTCCAGGAGCGCTCGACCTCGGCGCTTTCCTCGAAACACCTCGACGAATTGGACGACCTGCTGGCCGACGTCGGCGGGATGCCGCCCGGCGATGCACTTTCAGAAGAGCTAGCACCCGGGCAGGCCATCTACCAGGCGCCCCAGGTATACGACGCCGAGATCGTTCAGGACTCCTGGCAGTCCGAGCCCGACGAGGCCGCACTGCCGGCGGTCTTTGCTCCGGAAGGCACCAAGGGCACCTCGCTGTCGATCGCGATCATGAGTGGGGTTGAGCGGGCCGCCGAATGGACGGTCGCCCCCACGCATGTGTCGATCGCCTTTTGGGGCGGCACCGACATCGACCTGCGTGATGTCATCTTCACCAGCGGCACTACCGTCATCACCTGTTTCGCGGTGATGGGCGGCACCAACGTGATCGTGCCACCCGAGATGGACGTCGAAGTCAACGGCATCGGATTCATGGGCAGCTTCGCGTGGGAGAAACCGAAGATGGCGAAGGCCACGGTCCGCGCGCCCGAAGGCAATCCCCGGGTGATCATCAACGGCCTCGGATTCTGGGGCGCGGTGAACATCGTCCGGCTGGAGCGCGGCGTCGAATACGAGGAAAGCTGA
- the recR gene encoding recombination mediator RecR: protein MYDGPVQDLIDELGRLPGVGPKSAQRIAFWLLDQPAEDVDRLAHALVEVKQKVHFCEICFNVTDQEVCRICRDPKRDPSSICVVEESKDVVAIERTREFHGRYHVLGGSISPIAGRGPGDLHIAELVRRLSDDAITEVILATNPNLEGEATATYLSRLLGQTPGIQITRLASGLPVGGDLEYADEVTLGRAFSGRRYVD, encoded by the coding sequence TTGTACGACGGTCCCGTCCAAGATCTGATCGACGAGCTGGGACGCCTGCCCGGCGTCGGCCCGAAGAGCGCTCAACGCATCGCCTTCTGGTTGCTCGACCAGCCCGCCGAAGATGTCGATCGGCTCGCGCATGCGCTGGTCGAGGTCAAACAGAAGGTGCACTTCTGCGAGATCTGCTTCAATGTCACCGATCAGGAGGTCTGCCGCATCTGCCGCGACCCCAAGCGCGACCCATCGTCCATCTGCGTGGTGGAGGAAAGTAAAGATGTGGTGGCCATCGAGCGCACCCGAGAGTTTCACGGCCGCTACCACGTACTCGGGGGCTCGATCAGCCCGATCGCCGGACGCGGGCCCGGCGACCTACACATCGCCGAGTTGGTGCGCAGGCTGAGCGACGATGCCATCACCGAGGTGATCCTCGCCACGAACCCGAACCTGGAGGGGGAGGCCACCGCCACCTACCTCAGCCGGCTGCTCGGCCAGACCCCCGGCATCCAGATCACCCGGCTCGCCTCCGGCCTGCCGGTCGGCGGCGATCTCGAATATGCGGACGAGGTGACCCTGGGTCGCGCCTTCAGCGGACGCCGCTATGTCGACTGA
- a CDS encoding YbaB/EbfC family nucleoid-associated protein has protein sequence MFPEGMDMNELLQQAQSMQAQLQQAQEDLANTVFNGTAGGDLVQATVTGAGELVGLTIKPDAVDVDDLESLSDLIVAAVRDANTQAANQAQTMMPDLGGLGL, from the coding sequence ATGTTCCCAGAGGGAATGGACATGAACGAACTGTTGCAGCAGGCGCAGAGCATGCAGGCGCAACTGCAACAGGCACAAGAAGACCTTGCCAACACGGTATTCAACGGCACCGCGGGAGGCGATCTCGTGCAGGCGACCGTGACCGGCGCCGGTGAGTTGGTCGGCCTGACGATCAAGCCGGACGCCGTCGATGTCGACGACCTCGAGTCGCTGAGCGACCTGATCGTCGCCGCGGTTCGGGACGCCAACACTCAGGCCGCCAACCAGGCCCAGACCATGATGCCCGATCTCGGCGGGCTGGGGTTGTAA
- a CDS encoding DNA polymerase III subunit gamma and tau translates to MPLPLPESECDIAAQNEDLPDDEPTVAEEQPTPETEDESESDEDEETEEVDDDVVIQEGPDLFEADSPPGERADEASDDSPAQPVEPPLVRDSELQNVSAPAADRPAPDRPAAPLALYRRYRPDTFAEVIGQEHVTEPLCRAIANNKVNHAYLFSGPRGCGKTTSARILARCLNCAEGPTPTPCGECESCRALATGGPGSIDVIEIDAASHGRVDDARELREGVYFAPVASRYKIYIIDEAHMVTKEGFNALLKVVEEPPEHVKFIFATTEPEKVIGTIRSRTHHYPFRLVPPRTLTAYLEKICGEEGVDVERGVLPLVVRAGAGSVRDSLSVLDQLLGAADHGHVAYQQAAGLLGYTPDALLDEIVDAFAAGDGKGVFAAIDKVIEVGQDPRRFAEDLLERMRDLVIVAQVPDAIGSGLIDVADDQAERLQAQASALGAGELTRAAEVIATGLVQMRGTTAPRLHLELICARILLPTADDDSRGVHARLDRIERRLDMPDVVPGRPAAPVAAGSAQSTDGAGYLSRDSVSHVAAQAPAGQRPAGQRPAGQRPAQASGGEELQEQRHPDHAPIDHVPAPGGNQDEEMPVGQQSPAAPDRSGQEQGSGAAAGQGAVDSGSQQPSPAQQTERSDRAAASASSAHQAPASDGPSADYREHQQRTSQAPASGGPSTADLRRLWPQILEEVKSHKRFTHALLSQNAQVVEVRGSELLLGFANPGTLERFQSGGSIDVLRQSLIAVLGADLRISASVDGGPSSESRQGQHRAPAEPPPGYEPEPEPEQVVHHYQAARDNRRPTGDELSARTLNGAPARASEMSESVMSDIVTADDAILDESGGDAAELLKRQLGAQIIEEQEI, encoded by the coding sequence ATGCCATTGCCGCTTCCCGAATCCGAGTGCGATATCGCAGCGCAGAACGAAGACCTCCCGGACGACGAACCAACCGTGGCCGAGGAACAGCCCACCCCCGAGACCGAAGACGAATCAGAGTCCGACGAGGACGAAGAAACCGAAGAAGTTGACGATGACGTCGTCATTCAAGAAGGACCCGATTTGTTCGAGGCAGACTCACCTCCCGGCGAACGCGCAGACGAGGCATCGGACGATTCACCGGCGCAGCCCGTCGAGCCGCCGCTGGTGCGCGATTCTGAGTTACAAAACGTTTCGGCCCCGGCCGCCGACCGTCCGGCCCCTGACCGTCCGGCAGCCCCGCTGGCGCTGTACAGGCGCTATCGTCCGGACACCTTTGCCGAAGTCATCGGGCAGGAGCACGTCACCGAGCCGCTGTGCCGGGCGATCGCCAACAACAAGGTGAATCACGCCTATTTGTTCAGCGGGCCCAGGGGCTGCGGCAAGACCACCAGCGCCCGCATCCTGGCCCGCTGCCTGAACTGCGCCGAGGGTCCCACGCCGACACCATGCGGCGAGTGTGAATCCTGCCGTGCCCTGGCAACCGGAGGGCCGGGCAGCATCGATGTGATCGAGATCGACGCCGCGTCCCATGGCCGGGTGGACGATGCCCGCGAGCTGCGGGAAGGCGTCTACTTCGCCCCGGTGGCGAGCCGATACAAGATCTACATCATCGACGAGGCTCACATGGTGACCAAGGAGGGCTTCAACGCCCTGCTGAAGGTCGTCGAGGAGCCCCCCGAACACGTCAAGTTCATCTTCGCGACCACCGAGCCCGAGAAGGTTATCGGGACGATCCGTTCGCGCACCCATCATTATCCCTTCCGGCTGGTGCCGCCGCGCACCCTCACCGCGTATCTGGAGAAGATCTGCGGCGAAGAGGGCGTCGATGTCGAGCGCGGGGTGCTGCCATTGGTGGTGCGTGCCGGTGCAGGTTCGGTGCGTGATTCGCTGTCGGTGCTCGACCAGCTGCTGGGTGCCGCCGACCACGGTCATGTTGCCTACCAGCAGGCGGCCGGGCTGCTCGGGTATACCCCCGATGCGCTGCTGGACGAGATCGTCGACGCCTTCGCCGCCGGTGATGGCAAGGGAGTCTTCGCGGCGATCGACAAGGTGATCGAGGTCGGCCAGGATCCGAGGCGATTCGCCGAAGACCTGTTGGAGAGGATGCGTGACCTGGTGATCGTCGCGCAGGTGCCGGACGCGATCGGCTCCGGGCTGATCGATGTCGCCGATGACCAGGCCGAACGTCTGCAGGCGCAGGCCTCCGCGTTGGGTGCCGGAGAGCTCACCCGGGCGGCCGAGGTGATCGCCACCGGCCTGGTGCAGATGCGGGGTACGACAGCGCCCAGGCTGCATCTCGAACTGATCTGCGCCCGCATCCTGCTGCCCACTGCGGACGACGATTCCCGCGGGGTGCACGCCAGGCTCGACCGGATCGAGCGGCGCCTGGACATGCCCGATGTGGTGCCCGGACGCCCCGCTGCTCCGGTTGCGGCGGGCTCCGCGCAATCGACCGACGGCGCAGGCTATCTGAGCCGCGATTCGGTCTCGCACGTTGCTGCCCAGGCGCCGGCCGGCCAGCGTCCTGCCGGGCAACGTCCTGCCGGGCAACGTCCTGCACAAGCCTCGGGTGGGGAGGAACTCCAGGAGCAGCGGCACCCGGACCACGCTCCTATCGACCACGTCCCCGCCCCTGGTGGGAACCAGGACGAGGAGATGCCGGTGGGCCAGCAGTCACCTGCGGCACCCGATCGGTCTGGCCAGGAACAGGGGAGCGGTGCCGCGGCTGGCCAGGGCGCGGTCGATTCAGGCTCGCAGCAGCCGTCCCCCGCTCAGCAAACTGAACGATCGGATCGCGCCGCCGCGTCGGCGTCGTCTGCTCACCAGGCACCCGCGTCGGATGGGCCGAGCGCTGACTACCGCGAACATCAGCAGCGAACAAGCCAGGCACCTGCCTCAGGCGGGCCGAGCACGGCGGATCTGCGCAGGCTGTGGCCGCAGATCTTGGAGGAAGTGAAGTCGCACAAGAGGTTCACCCATGCGCTGCTCAGCCAGAACGCGCAGGTGGTCGAGGTCCGCGGCAGCGAATTGCTGCTCGGCTTCGCCAACCCCGGCACCTTGGAGCGCTTCCAGTCGGGCGGCAGCATCGATGTGTTGCGGCAGTCACTGATCGCCGTGCTGGGAGCCGACCTGCGTATCTCGGCCTCGGTCGACGGAGGGCCGTCGTCCGAGAGTCGGCAAGGCCAGCATCGTGCCCCCGCCGAACCGCCGCCGGGGTATGAGCCCGAACCGGAGCCGGAACAGGTCGTCCACCATTATCAGGCCGCCCGTGACAATCGCCGTCCGACTGGGGACGAACTGTCTGCCAGGACGCTGAACGGTGCGCCGGCCAGAGCGTCCGAAATGTCGGAATCGGTGATGAGCGATATTGTCACCGCAGATGACGCGATACTCGACGAATCGGGTGGGGACGCCGCCGAACTGTTGAAGCGCCAGCTGGGCGCGCAGATCATCGAAGAACAGGAAATCTGA
- a CDS encoding universal stress protein produces MTEELQTAGRFVVGTDGSERANKAVDWAAERAQVRGMPLLVLNVISEVPIPSKSKALRLMSSEGNYVEKYRQKAQERLDKVIAHLRERYPNLELEGKVVQGNPPYVLAQASRDAFLVVVGARGHGAPMSVRLLGGVSDAVATHSHGPVAVITDESLENPGGPVVVGVDDSEEAKGAIRFAFETAHARGVPLVAVNAWDFGAYDAYNADVWEYTVDEIVEGLTDMVEGQLAEGKAKYPDLPVQIKIVRGRAEIALVDQSKDAGLMVVGSRGRGGFAGLLLGSTSKHVLREAHCPVIVTRGENPLDASV; encoded by the coding sequence ATGACTGAAGAACTTCAGACTGCGGGCCGATTTGTTGTGGGTACCGACGGATCCGAGAGGGCGAACAAGGCAGTCGATTGGGCGGCCGAACGAGCCCAAGTGCGCGGTATGCCGCTGCTCGTGCTGAACGTGATCTCGGAGGTTCCGATACCGAGCAAGAGCAAGGCTCTCAGGTTGATGTCGAGTGAGGGCAACTACGTCGAGAAGTACCGGCAGAAGGCTCAGGAGCGGCTTGACAAGGTGATTGCCCACTTGCGGGAGCGTTACCCGAATCTTGAACTCGAGGGCAAAGTCGTGCAGGGCAATCCGCCCTACGTGTTGGCGCAGGCGTCCCGAGATGCGTTCCTCGTGGTGGTCGGCGCTCGCGGTCATGGCGCTCCTATGTCGGTGCGTCTGCTCGGCGGCGTTTCGGACGCGGTCGCGACGCACTCCCACGGGCCGGTCGCGGTGATCACCGACGAGTCGCTGGAGAATCCCGGCGGACCGGTCGTGGTGGGCGTCGATGACTCGGAGGAAGCAAAAGGTGCCATCAGATTCGCGTTCGAGACCGCTCATGCCAGGGGGGTGCCGCTGGTTGCCGTGAACGCGTGGGATTTTGGTGCCTACGACGCCTACAACGCGGACGTCTGGGAATACACCGTCGACGAGATCGTCGAGGGCCTCACCGACATGGTTGAGGGGCAACTTGCCGAAGGCAAGGCGAAATACCCCGATCTGCCGGTCCAGATCAAGATCGTGCGGGGCCGTGCCGAGATCGCCCTGGTCGATCAGTCGAAGGATGCGGGTCTGATGGTCGTCGGTTCACGTGGACGCGGAGGCTTCGCCGGGCTATTGCTCGGCTCGACCAGCAAGCATGTCCTGCGAGAAGCGCACTGCCCGGTGATCGTGACCCGTGGAGAGAATCCGTTGGACGCAAGCGTCTGA
- a CDS encoding cobyrinate a,c-diamide synthase produces the protein MVTNYPRIVLAAPNSSSGKTTVSIGLMAALHDRGLKVAPFKVGPDYIDPGYHTVATGLPGRNLDAWLCGTSRIAPLFAHGAAGADVSVVEGVMGLYDGRLGVTSGRPTAARRASASEGAQSDIHQQQKPAPVPPAKASTDGAETAGGRRGFGSTAHVAELIDAPVVLVMDASGVSRTLAASAYGLASHPHAPKVAGVIINKAGSARAVDELRDAFDEVGLQVLGAIPRSKDLIVPSRHLGLVPAAERDQARAVIESAAKLVVDHVDLDAVLAIARSSAQLDVQPWSPDAEMTRVNGRPRVAVAAGRAFTFRYAETTELLQAAGCEVVEFDPMTDRRLPAGAHGLYIGGGFPEIYAEELAANRPLLADVRAAVGTGLPTVAECAGLLYLCHTLDGMDMADALPLDAQMSPRLTMGYRELVAESDSLVTRAGETVYSHEFHRTMTTLRGGSSRPVAAWLVDQASGRHEGLATDSVLASYQHIHWAGYPEQAQRFAEACAAFATSGARWEPVAEQEPIPEPNLRHHGDAQLRPGLVDLAVNVRPAPGWLLSEVASGADHWMAYPVAEQAQQALASKHGLAADQLLLTAGAADAFTLVARTFPERKVLIVHPQFTEPEVAFRTAGHQVRRLMLRADEGFRLDASRIGADRDLVIIGNPTNPTGVLHSADQIRKLVRPGRIVLVDEAFMDFVPGEAESMFRGELAGLLVTRSLTKLWGIAGLRAGFVVGDASLIAEMACHQEPWPVSTPALDAMIATTTAKANESAAELLVQVAREREHLVDALSAAGFPVAGDPQTPFVLVDVSALNVPNPVESLAERGFAVRRCDTFPGLGPNWIRLAVPDEQVSDKLVDVLVQLVARCG, from the coding sequence ATGGTGACGAACTATCCGCGGATCGTGCTGGCCGCACCGAACTCGAGTTCCGGCAAGACTACAGTCAGCATCGGGCTGATGGCCGCCCTGCATGACCGCGGGCTAAAGGTCGCGCCCTTCAAGGTCGGGCCGGACTACATCGACCCCGGCTACCACACGGTGGCAACCGGGCTGCCCGGTCGCAACCTGGACGCCTGGCTGTGCGGTACCTCGAGGATCGCGCCGCTGTTCGCGCACGGGGCTGCCGGGGCAGACGTCTCTGTGGTCGAAGGGGTGATGGGGCTCTACGACGGCCGCCTGGGCGTGACTTCCGGTCGTCCGACAGCCGCTCGCCGCGCGTCCGCATCCGAAGGCGCTCAGAGTGACATCCACCAGCAACAAAAACCCGCTCCGGTGCCGCCTGCGAAGGCTTCCACGGATGGAGCGGAAACGGCCGGCGGACGCCGCGGATTCGGCTCAACGGCTCATGTCGCCGAGCTGATCGACGCGCCCGTCGTCTTGGTGATGGACGCCAGCGGAGTCTCCCGCACACTCGCGGCTTCGGCGTACGGCCTGGCGTCGCATCCTCACGCCCCCAAGGTCGCCGGGGTGATCATCAACAAGGCCGGTTCGGCGCGCGCCGTGGACGAGCTGCGCGATGCCTTCGACGAGGTCGGGCTGCAGGTGCTGGGCGCAATCCCACGGTCGAAGGATCTGATCGTGCCATCCAGACATCTGGGATTGGTTCCCGCCGCCGAACGCGACCAGGCGCGGGCGGTCATCGAGTCGGCCGCCAAGCTCGTTGTAGACCATGTAGATCTTGATGCCGTGCTGGCGATTGCGCGCTCGTCAGCCCAATTGGATGTGCAACCATGGTCGCCCGATGCTGAGATGACAAGGGTGAACGGGCGCCCGCGGGTCGCGGTCGCAGCCGGTCGCGCCTTCACCTTCCGCTATGCCGAGACCACGGAGCTGCTGCAAGCGGCTGGCTGCGAGGTCGTCGAATTCGACCCGATGACCGATCGCCGGCTTCCCGCCGGGGCTCACGGACTCTATATCGGCGGCGGCTTCCCGGAGATCTACGCTGAAGAACTTGCCGCGAACCGTCCTCTGCTGGCCGACGTTCGCGCGGCTGTTGGTACAGGCCTGCCGACGGTCGCCGAATGCGCCGGGCTGCTGTATCTGTGCCACACCCTCGATGGCATGGACATGGCGGACGCCCTGCCGCTGGACGCCCAGATGTCGCCGCGGCTGACCATGGGATACCGCGAACTGGTCGCCGAATCGGACTCGCTGGTCACCCGCGCCGGAGAGACGGTCTATTCCCACGAGTTCCATCGGACGATGACGACATTGCGTGGCGGCAGTTCGCGGCCCGTCGCTGCGTGGCTGGTAGACCAGGCATCCGGACGCCACGAGGGCCTGGCAACTGACTCGGTGCTGGCGTCCTATCAGCACATTCACTGGGCCGGCTATCCCGAACAGGCACAACGCTTCGCCGAGGCATGCGCGGCATTCGCCACCTCAGGTGCGCGCTGGGAGCCGGTCGCCGAGCAGGAACCGATCCCGGAACCTAATCTGCGGCACCACGGTGACGCCCAGCTTCGCCCGGGCCTGGTCGATCTGGCCGTCAACGTGCGCCCCGCTCCTGGATGGTTGCTGTCCGAAGTCGCGTCCGGCGCGGACCACTGGATGGCCTACCCGGTCGCCGAACAAGCACAGCAGGCGCTGGCCTCCAAGCACGGTCTGGCCGCGGATCAACTTTTGCTGACGGCCGGTGCAGCCGACGCATTCACTCTCGTCGCGAGAACTTTCCCGGAGCGCAAGGTACTGATCGTGCACCCGCAGTTCACTGAACCTGAGGTCGCTTTCCGTACGGCCGGGCATCAGGTGCGCAGGCTGATGCTGCGCGCAGATGAGGGTTTCCGGCTGGATGCGAGCCGGATCGGCGCTGACCGCGATCTGGTGATCATCGGGAACCCCACCAACCCGACCGGCGTCCTGCACTCGGCTGACCAGATCCGCAAACTCGTGCGTCCGGGCCGGATCGTGCTGGTCGATGAGGCCTTCATGGACTTCGTGCCGGGCGAAGCCGAATCCATGTTCCGCGGCGAGCTGGCCGGCCTGCTGGTCACCAGATCGTTGACCAAGCTGTGGGGGATCGCGGGACTTCGGGCCGGGTTCGTGGTCGGGGATGCGTCCCTGATCGCTGAGATGGCGTGCCATCAGGAGCCGTGGCCGGTGTCCACCCCTGCATTGGACGCCATGATCGCGACCACCACCGCCAAGGCCAACGAGTCCGCAGCTGAACTGCTCGTCCAAGTTGCGCGCGAGCGCGAGCATCTGGTGGATGCGCTGAGCGCGGCAGGCTTCCCGGTGGCCGGTGATCCGCAAACACCCTTCGTGTTGGTCGACGTCTCTGCCCTGAACGTGCCCAACCCGGTCGAATCACTGGCCGAACGGGGCTTCGCCGTGCGGCGCTGCGACACTTTCCCCGGTCTTGGCCCGAATTGGATCAGGCTCGCAGTTCCGGACGAGCAGGTCAGCGACAAATTGGTGGACGTGCTCGTCCAACTCGTTGCGCGTTGCGGTTGA
- the cobO gene encoding cob(I)yrinic acid a,c-diamide adenosyltransferase codes for MDVCEYSEIESEPKTSRQLRLQPRLIVNTGDGKGKSTAAFGVGLRGWSQGWSVGVFQFIKTSTWPTGERLAFQTLNGVHQRTGQGGSVEWMNFGEGRTATRAGAKANQRELAEKGWGIVRERLESQTHDLIILDEFCHVLAKGWLDTDEVVRILKNRPGHQHVVITGRNAPAGLIDAADLVTEMRKIKHPFDKGEKGQAGIEW; via the coding sequence TTGGACGTCTGCGAATACTCCGAGATCGAATCCGAACCCAAGACCTCGCGCCAGCTGCGCCTGCAACCGAGATTGATCGTGAATACCGGCGACGGCAAGGGGAAATCGACAGCGGCATTCGGCGTCGGGTTGCGCGGCTGGTCGCAGGGCTGGTCGGTCGGCGTTTTCCAGTTCATCAAGACCTCCACCTGGCCGACTGGCGAAAGGCTGGCCTTCCAGACCCTGAACGGCGTGCATCAGCGCACCGGCCAGGGCGGCTCGGTGGAGTGGATGAACTTCGGCGAGGGACGCACCGCAACCCGTGCCGGGGCCAAGGCCAATCAGCGCGAGCTGGCAGAAAAGGGGTGGGGGATCGTCCGGGAGCGGCTGGAATCCCAAACGCACGACCTGATCATCTTGGACGAGTTCTGTCACGTACTGGCCAAGGGCTGGCTCGATACCGACGAAGTCGTCCGGATCCTGAAGAATCGGCCTGGCCATCAGCACGTGGTGATCACCGGACGCAACGCCCCCGCGGGTCTGATCGACGCGGCCGACCTGGTTACCGAGATGCGCAAGATCAAACATCCCTTTGACAAGGGTGAAAAGGGCCAGGCCGGAATCGAATGGTGA
- a CDS encoding cobalt-precorrin-6A reductase, with the protein MRVLVLGGTADGRELAAKLEARGIDVVTSVAGRTSRARSQPGARVGGFGGVDGLIDYLRASEMDAVVDATHPFAARMTANAAQACVATGTPLLRFTRPSWADRPDADSWTWVPDHAAAARAAAKARGRILLTVGRQPLPAYGGLPDVLARVAEWQGDPIPAGFRILESRGPFDLDDELALLRDEQITMLVSKDSGGDDNAAKLDAATSLRIPVVMIARPPLPDGIEQVTSVDKAVVWVTAVGGGRA; encoded by the coding sequence GTGAGAGTGCTGGTATTGGGTGGCACGGCCGATGGCCGCGAGTTGGCCGCCAAGCTTGAAGCGAGAGGCATCGACGTGGTGACCTCGGTGGCCGGACGAACCAGCCGGGCACGCAGCCAGCCGGGCGCCAGGGTGGGCGGCTTCGGTGGGGTCGACGGTCTGATCGACTACCTGCGCGCTAGTGAGATGGACGCAGTAGTGGACGCGACTCACCCGTTCGCGGCGAGGATGACCGCCAACGCCGCTCAGGCGTGCGTGGCGACCGGCACCCCGCTGCTGCGGTTCACCCGCCCGAGCTGGGCCGATCGTCCGGATGCCGATAGCTGGACGTGGGTGCCCGATCATGCCGCAGCCGCACGAGCCGCAGCAAAGGCCAGAGGCCGGATCTTGCTCACCGTAGGACGCCAGCCGCTGCCCGCCTACGGCGGATTGCCCGACGTGCTGGCAAGAGTGGCCGAGTGGCAGGGCGACCCGATTCCCGCAGGCTTCCGGATTCTGGAATCTCGCGGCCCGTTCGATCTCGACGACGAGCTCGCCCTGCTGCGTGATGAACAGATCACGATGCTGGTCAGCAAGGATTCCGGGGGCGACGACAATGCCGCCAAGTTGGACGCCGCCACGTCCCTCCGCATCCCGGTGGTGATGATCGCTCGCCCGCCCCTGCCCGACGGAATCGAACAGGTTACCAGCGTCGATAAAGCAGTCGTTTGGGTGACGGCGGTAGGTGGCGGTCGGGCTTAA
- the cobA gene encoding uroporphyrinogen-III C-methyltransferase, with protein MLQPLEPGTVVLVGGGPGDPDLITVGGLRAIQQADVIIYDRLAPLEVLDEARPDAEKVDVGKIPRGPQTSQDDINAMLIEHALAGKKVVRFKGGDNFLFGRGGEEALECAAAGVPVRLIPGVSSSIAAPALAGIPVTHRGLAQGVTIVSGHVPPGDPRSSLNWRAMATTGTTLVILMGVKYLPEIVAELLGAGLDDRTPAAIVMNAGSDQMRTLRAPVSELAGLAVRAGVTPPAITIIGAVAELELAQAVQVDEAQN; from the coding sequence ATGTTACAACCGCTTGAGCCCGGCACGGTCGTCCTGGTGGGTGGAGGCCCCGGAGACCCCGACCTGATCACCGTCGGTGGGCTGCGCGCCATCCAGCAGGCCGACGTCATCATCTATGACCGGCTGGCGCCCCTCGAGGTGCTCGACGAGGCCAGGCCGGACGCCGAGAAGGTCGATGTGGGCAAGATTCCGCGCGGCCCGCAGACCTCCCAGGACGACATCAATGCGATGCTCATCGAGCATGCCCTGGCCGGCAAGAAGGTCGTCCGGTTCAAGGGTGGCGACAACTTCTTGTTCGGCCGCGGCGGCGAGGAGGCGCTGGAGTGCGCGGCCGCAGGCGTCCCGGTGCGCCTGATTCCCGGTGTGAGCTCATCGATCGCAGCACCCGCGCTGGCCGGTATCCCGGTGACGCATCGTGGCTTGGCACAAGGGGTCACCATCGTCAGCGGCCATGTGCCGCCGGGTGATCCGCGCTCGTCTTTGAACTGGCGAGCGATGGCCACAACCGGCACCACGCTGGTCATCCTGATGGGGGTCAAGTACCTGCCCGAGATCGTCGCCGAACTGCTCGGTGCCGGTCTGGACGATCGGACGCCCGCCGCGATCGTGATGAACGCGGGCTCGGATCAGATGCGGACGCTGCGCGCCCCGGTCAGCGAACTCGCCGGCCTGGCCGTGCGGGCGGGAGTGACACCGCCCGCGATCACCATCATCGGCGCGGTCGCCGAGCTTGAACTGGCGCAGGCGGTTCAGGTGGACGAAGCACAGAATTGA
- the cbiT gene encoding precorrin-6Y C5,15-methyltransferase (decarboxylating) subunit CbiT, with amino-acid sequence MSTSELPTPAELAECSTTPGLPDEAFEHDGLITKRHVRASAFAFLRPAAGELMWDVGLGSGAMAIEWCRAAPGATAIGLERKAERAERAVRNIERMVPGRVQVVIGEASKTLAGLPAPDAIFIGGGVTDGVLDGCWQALKPGGRIVAHGVTLDTEALLAERYRTYGGSLTRLAIENAEPLGRFLSWTPARAVTQWACTKQ; translated from the coding sequence GTGAGCACATCTGAGCTTCCCACGCCCGCCGAGCTTGCCGAATGCAGCACGACTCCCGGACTGCCCGACGAGGCGTTCGAGCACGACGGCCTGATCACCAAACGGCACGTGCGGGCGAGCGCGTTCGCGTTCCTGCGTCCGGCCGCGGGCGAGCTGATGTGGGATGTCGGGCTGGGCTCGGGGGCAATGGCCATCGAATGGTGCCGAGCCGCGCCTGGCGCGACGGCGATCGGCCTCGAACGCAAGGCGGAGCGCGCAGAACGGGCCGTCCGCAATATCGAACGCATGGTTCCCGGACGCGTCCAAGTAGTCATTGGTGAGGCATCGAAAACCCTGGCCGGCTTGCCCGCGCCGGATGCGATCTTCATCGGCGGAGGGGTCACCGACGGCGTGCTGGACGGCTGTTGGCAGGCTCTCAAGCCGGGCGGACGCATCGTCGCGCACGGGGTCACGCTCGACACCGAAGCACTGCTGGCCGAGCGATACCGAACATACGGCGGCTCACTCACCCGGCTCGCGATCGAGAACGCCGAGCCGCTGGGCCGGTTCCTCAGCTGGACGCCTGCCCGCGCGGTCACCCAGTGGGCGTGCACCAAGCAATAG